A DNA window from Leptospira selangorensis contains the following coding sequences:
- a CDS encoding glycosyltransferase family 4 protein — protein sequence MSNKNLSKPRLLFISRKWPPAIGGMETYSFELYSGLLTEYNIKLLALPGKSNGKPPTLLSLGLFIAKVTLFCLLYGPKFDRVIFTDTLLFPAALAHSLVNRKAKRISVLHGLDLVYSNRKGFRSFIYGFVLKFIVGIRKIFFKIVTNSRSTQSIAISKGFDNTLIIVPSLPNQGFTSNLPKVFTKPDKYSASKHPIFYFGRLIPRKGSLWFAKEVLPNLPDEVSFFVSGTINDPAYAEELFSCPQVVYLGTIPGNEIVNYIRYSSLVVMPNIKIPESTDREGFGLVAIEASSVGCRLIASDLEGLSDAVKDGVTGFQVSPNDPVKWINKIRELLSQSQKEKEEWVRSSATATREIYSQSLMVNKFSDLLESESN from the coding sequence TTGAGCAATAAAAATTTATCAAAACCAAGATTGCTATTTATTTCAAGAAAATGGCCACCTGCTATTGGGGGAATGGAAACTTATTCCTTTGAGCTTTATTCTGGCTTATTGACTGAGTATAATATAAAACTTTTAGCTCTTCCTGGGAAAAGCAATGGCAAGCCTCCCACCTTATTATCGTTAGGTCTTTTTATTGCAAAAGTAACTCTATTTTGCTTATTGTATGGACCAAAATTCGATCGCGTAATATTTACGGATACCCTTTTGTTTCCAGCTGCTCTTGCTCATTCTTTGGTAAATAGAAAGGCCAAACGTATCTCAGTCTTACACGGACTGGATTTAGTGTATTCGAATCGGAAAGGATTTCGTTCATTTATATACGGATTCGTTCTTAAATTTATTGTAGGTATCCGGAAGATTTTCTTTAAAATTGTCACCAATTCGCGTTCAACACAATCTATAGCAATTTCAAAAGGATTTGATAATACGTTAATTATTGTGCCCTCATTACCAAATCAAGGGTTTACTTCTAATCTACCAAAGGTTTTCACAAAGCCGGACAAATATTCGGCCAGTAAACATCCAATTTTTTATTTCGGAAGATTGATCCCTCGAAAAGGCTCTTTGTGGTTTGCTAAAGAAGTTTTGCCCAATTTACCAGACGAAGTTTCCTTTTTTGTTTCTGGTACGATAAATGATCCTGCTTATGCTGAAGAATTATTTTCCTGTCCTCAGGTAGTATATTTAGGTACAATCCCAGGAAACGAAATTGTAAATTATATTCGTTATAGCTCTCTGGTAGTTATGCCTAACATAAAAATCCCGGAGAGCACCGACAGAGAAGGATTCGGATTGGTAGCAATTGAAGCCTCGTCTGTCGGATGCAGATTGATCGCGAGCGATTTGGAAGGCCTATCAGATGCAGTTAAAGACGGTGTTACCGGTTTTCAAGTTTCTCCTAATGACCCCGTAAAATGGATCAATAAAATCCGAGAATTACTTTCTCAGTCGCAAAAAGAAAAAGAAGAATGGGTCCGTTCTTCTGCGACAGCCACCAGAGAAATCTATTCTCAATCCTTAATGGTGAATAAATTTTCAGATTTGTTAGAATCCGAATCAAATTAG
- a CDS encoding class I SAM-dependent methyltransferase gives MAKSENTDLKPHAVLDESSRYQKAKKIHLLTEKFGLHKKGTLLEVGTGSGFIAAYFTKIFSEVNSVDVNDQRQTIENIRFKKIEGTKLPFKKEYFDLVITNHVIEHVGNYENQIDHLKEISRVLKNDGMLYLAVPNRWRLIEPHYKLPLLSWLPRSLSDLYVRLSGEGDFYDCFPLSRSAAFSILKETGFEVKEATLEAIQIYAKIESQHPIIKFVTSLLPSWIYIPLMPWMPTLIFVCKKNLRF, from the coding sequence ATGGCAAAATCAGAAAATACGGATTTAAAACCGCATGCAGTTTTAGATGAAAGCTCAAGATATCAAAAAGCGAAAAAAATCCATCTTCTTACGGAAAAATTCGGACTACATAAGAAAGGAACCTTACTCGAAGTGGGAACCGGATCCGGTTTTATTGCTGCTTATTTTACGAAAATATTCTCAGAAGTAAATTCTGTAGATGTAAATGATCAAAGACAAACAATCGAAAACATACGTTTCAAAAAAATAGAAGGCACAAAACTTCCCTTTAAAAAAGAATACTTTGATTTAGTAATTACAAATCATGTTATAGAGCACGTCGGTAATTATGAAAATCAGATCGATCATCTGAAAGAAATCTCTAGAGTGCTAAAAAACGACGGGATGTTATATTTAGCTGTTCCCAATCGTTGGAGACTCATTGAACCTCATTATAAATTACCTCTGCTGAGTTGGCTTCCACGTTCTTTATCTGATTTATATGTAAGACTAAGTGGGGAAGGAGATTTTTATGATTGCTTCCCACTCTCAAGATCGGCCGCATTTTCGATTTTAAAAGAGACTGGATTCGAAGTAAAAGAGGCAACATTAGAGGCAATCCAGATATACGCAAAAATAGAGTCCCAACATCCTATCATTAAATTCGTCACCTCGCTATTACCATCTTGGATTTATATTCCTTTAATGCCATGGATGCCGACTTTAATATTCGTTTGTAAAAAAAATCTTAGGTTTTGA